The Desulfotignum phosphitoxidans DSM 13687 DNA segment TGCAAAAACCAGATCCGGTTGACAGAAAAACAAGACGGATTGATCTGTGACGATTGCGGTCTGTTGTATGAAATCAAAGACGACATCCCCATCATGCTGGTGGAAGAGGCCAAACCCAT contains these protein-coding regions:
- a CDS encoding Trm112 family protein, giving the protein MGISKELLDILVCPKCKNQIRLTEKQDGLICDDCGLLYEIKDDIPIMLVEEAKPIKP